Proteins from a single region of Rhinatrema bivittatum chromosome 13, aRhiBiv1.1, whole genome shotgun sequence:
- the LOC115075412 gene encoding beta-1,3-galactosyl-O-glycosyl-glycoprotein beta-1,6-N-acetylglucosaminyltransferase 3-like: MIWSQLYRRRWPLHFLFFGLLLFSVAMLKFIFQPSDQVELQYKENNLRSSYDKTQFFTAMQLPSRGEINCSKIIKGDQQEVKRALLHQSNAKNKRFPSNEMDYLKFTKDCNLYKKIRRFIPIPLSKEEENFPIAYSMVIHEQINMFERLLRAIYNPQNIYCVHVDEKSPENYKEAVRAIISCFENVFLASKLEKVVYTSWFRLKADLNCMEDLLKSKVPWRYLLNTCGTDLPIKTNAEIVRALKSLNGKNSVQSIKPLTYKTVRWQFSYKTDTIIQRTNIIKGPPPISSPLFTGSAYFFVTREFVTYVLENPDVQKLIEWVKDTLIPEEHIWATINRMPGVPGSSPYHEKYDLSDLNAIVRLMKWEDTVGNMDKGAAYPLCTGIFRRGICINGAGDLHWMLQQHHLFANKFDPTVDDYAIQCLEEYLRDKALYEKEP, from the coding sequence atgatttggagcCAACTTTACAGGAGGAGATGGCCTCTCCATTTCTTGTTTTTTGGActtcttttgttttctgttgcaatgctaaaatttatttttcaacCCAGTGATCAGGTTGAATTACAATATAAGGAAAATAATCTACGGAGTAGCTACGATAAAACTCAGTTCTTCACCGCAATGCAATTACCTTCCAGAGGTGAGATTAACTGCTCCAAAATTATAAAAGGAGATCAGCAAGAAGTGAAACGGGCACTTTTGCACCAATCAAATGCTAAGAATAAGAGGTTTCCTTCAAATGAAATGGACTACTTGAAGTTTACTAAAGATTGTAACCTTTACAAGAAAATCAGGAGGTTTATTCCTATTCCACTCAGTAAAGAGGAAGAGAATTTTCCCATCGCATATTCCATGGTCATCCATGAACAAATTAACATGTTTGAAAGGCTTTTAAGGGCAATTTACAACCCTCAGAATATATACTGTGTCCATGTGGATGAAAAATCTCCTGAGAATTATAAGGAGGCTGTGCGAGCCATTATTtcctgttttgaaaatgtatttttggcATCTAAGCTAGAAAAAGTGGTTTACACATCCTGGTTTAGGCTTAAAGCTGATCTGAACTGCATGGAAGATCTGCTGAAAAGTAAAGTGCCCTGGAGATATCTTTTAAACACTTGTGGCACCGACTTACCAATAAAGACTAACGCTGAGATAGTCAGAGCCCTGAAATCGCTGAATGGCAAAAACAGTGTGCAGTCTATAAAGCCACTTACATATAAAACAGTCCGCTGGCAGTTTTCTTATAAAACAGATACAATTATTCAGAGAACTAATATTATTAAAGGTCCACCGCCAATCAGTTCTCCATTGTTTACTGGAAGTGCTTACTTTTTTGTCACAAGAGAATTTGTGACATATGTCTTAGAAAATCCTGATGTGCAGAAGCTAATAGAATGGGTAAAGGATACCCTCATACCAGAAGAACATATATGGGCAACAATAAATCGAATGCCCGGAGTACCTGGATCTTCTCCATACCATGAGAAATATGATCTCTCAGACTTGAATGCAATTGTAAGGTTGATGAAATGGGAAGACACTGTTGGAAATATGGATAAAGGGGCTGCTTATCCTTTGTGCACAGGTATTTTTCGTCGGGGAATCTGTATTAATGGAGCTGGAGATCTGCACTGGATGCTCCAGCAGCATCATTTGTTTGCCAATAAGTTTGATCCTACTGTGGATGATTATGCCATTCAGTGCCTGGAGGAGTATCTGAGGGACAAAGCTCTTTATGAAAAAGAACCGTAA